From Diaminobutyricibacter sp. McL0608, one genomic window encodes:
- a CDS encoding FAD-binding oxidoreductase, which produces MPTSTIVSELRELLEPDQVVTDDDVLEEYSHDDAEWAAYVRPLAVVRARSTEDVTRVVAFAAAHSIHVVPRGAGTGLSGGANAVENSIVLSLEQLTAIVEVNQAERYVVVEAGVINDVLRTEVARHGLWYPPDPASYRISTIGGNVATNAGGICCVKYGVTRDYVLGLTVVLADGSVVRLGRSTAKGVAGYDLTALMVGSEGTLGIVTEVTLRLLPLAGRDERAVIGYFPSLRSAGDAVALVSRAGIIPSALELVDRTCLRAVDEWQGLDLPGDVDTLLLAKLDERGTAGDELADEIARLFGEAGGTSVERAGDADEVDRLFLARRLAYPALERLGPVLTEDICVPRAAVPEMLARIQATAAEHDVVIANIAHAGDGNLHPLIIAPVGDDAAKERAKRAFDRIVADCLDLGGTVTGEHGVGLLKLDGVGRELGPRVVQLHRAIKDALDPHGVLNPGKAFPA; this is translated from the coding sequence ATGCCGACGTCGACCATCGTCTCCGAACTCCGCGAATTGCTCGAACCGGACCAGGTCGTCACCGACGATGACGTGCTCGAGGAGTACAGCCACGACGATGCGGAGTGGGCCGCCTACGTCCGGCCGCTGGCGGTCGTGCGTGCCCGCAGCACAGAGGATGTCACGCGCGTGGTCGCCTTCGCGGCCGCCCACAGCATCCACGTCGTCCCGCGCGGAGCCGGCACCGGGCTCTCGGGTGGGGCGAACGCGGTCGAGAATTCGATCGTGCTGTCGCTCGAGCAGCTGACCGCGATCGTCGAAGTGAACCAGGCGGAGCGCTACGTGGTCGTCGAGGCCGGCGTGATCAACGACGTGCTCCGCACTGAGGTCGCCCGCCACGGTCTCTGGTATCCGCCCGACCCCGCGAGCTACCGGATCTCGACCATCGGTGGCAACGTCGCCACCAACGCGGGCGGCATCTGTTGCGTGAAATACGGCGTGACCCGTGACTACGTTCTCGGTTTGACCGTGGTGCTCGCGGACGGGTCCGTCGTTCGGCTCGGGCGCTCGACCGCGAAGGGGGTCGCCGGGTACGATCTCACCGCTCTCATGGTCGGGTCCGAGGGCACGCTGGGCATCGTGACCGAGGTCACGCTCAGGCTGCTCCCGCTCGCCGGTCGCGACGAGCGTGCGGTGATCGGGTACTTTCCTTCGCTGCGCTCGGCGGGGGATGCGGTCGCTCTCGTCTCGCGCGCCGGTATCATCCCCTCGGCACTGGAGCTCGTCGACCGCACCTGTCTGCGCGCCGTCGACGAATGGCAGGGGCTGGATCTTCCCGGCGATGTCGACACTCTCCTGCTCGCGAAACTGGATGAACGGGGCACCGCCGGCGACGAACTCGCCGACGAGATCGCACGGCTGTTCGGCGAGGCCGGCGGCACCAGTGTCGAGCGCGCAGGCGACGCGGACGAGGTCGATCGCCTGTTCCTCGCGCGGCGGCTCGCCTACCCGGCGCTGGAGCGGCTCGGGCCGGTCCTCACCGAGGACATCTGCGTGCCGCGCGCGGCGGTCCCGGAGATGCTGGCGCGCATCCAGGCGACGGCCGCCGAGCACGACGTCGTGATCGCGAACATCGCTCACGCGGGCGACGGGAACCTGCATCCGCTGATCATCGCTCCGGTCGGCGACGACGCCGCCAAGGAACGCGCGAAGCGTGCGTTCGACCGGATCGTGGCCGACTGTCTCGACCTCGGGGGGACGGTGACGGGCGAGCACGGTGTCGGGCTCCTGAAGCTCGATGGCGTCGGGCGTGAGCTGGGTCCCCGGGTCGTCCAGCTGCACCGGGCGATCAAGGATGCGCTCGACCCTCACGGCGTGCTGAATCCGGGAAAGGCGTTCCCCGCCTGA
- a CDS encoding patatin-like phospholipase family protein, translated as MTTDALVLAGGGVAGIAWETGILMGIADVDPSLADEIIAESTTLIGTSAGSNVAAQLASGRALADLFAAQVSDEHSELKVELDLEKFGAMMSDGAASDESPEATRRRIGAIARGAETPSVRARRAVIEARLAGADWPERTLLITAIDTETGELRVFDRTSGVDLVDAVAASSAVPGIWPTVEIAGRHYMDGGMRSLANADLAAGAARVLILVPSLEQSPFGQSVPDAELEALTSKRVMTVFADADSIAAMGTNPLDPASRRPSAIAGRDRGRQVAPEVAAFWRLEG; from the coding sequence ATGACCACTGATGCACTCGTCCTCGCCGGTGGCGGGGTTGCCGGGATCGCCTGGGAGACCGGCATCCTGATGGGAATCGCAGACGTCGATCCGTCGCTCGCCGACGAGATCATCGCCGAATCGACGACCCTGATCGGAACATCGGCCGGCTCGAACGTCGCCGCCCAGCTGGCGAGCGGACGTGCGCTCGCCGACCTGTTCGCGGCGCAGGTGTCGGATGAGCACAGCGAGTTGAAAGTCGAGCTCGACCTGGAGAAGTTCGGTGCGATGATGAGCGACGGTGCAGCATCCGATGAGTCACCGGAGGCGACGCGCCGCCGCATAGGGGCGATCGCGAGGGGAGCCGAAACGCCCTCCGTCAGGGCTCGTCGCGCCGTGATCGAAGCACGACTCGCCGGCGCGGACTGGCCAGAGCGCACCCTCCTCATCACAGCGATCGACACCGAGACGGGCGAGCTCCGCGTCTTCGACCGCACCTCGGGAGTCGACCTCGTCGACGCGGTGGCGGCCAGCAGCGCGGTGCCCGGAATCTGGCCGACCGTCGAGATCGCCGGCCGCCACTACATGGATGGCGGGATGCGCTCCCTCGCGAACGCCGACCTCGCGGCCGGCGCCGCGCGCGTGCTCATCCTCGTTCCCTCGCTCGAGCAGTCCCCGTTCGGGCAGTCCGTGCCCGATGCGGAACTCGAGGCGCTGACCTCGAAGCGGGTGATGACCGTGTTCGCGGACGCCGATTCGATCGCGGCGATGGGGACAAACCCGCTCGATCCGGCGTCACGACGCCCGTCCGCCATTGCGGGCCGCGACCGCGGTCGGCAGGTCGCGCCCGAGGTCGCCGCGTTCTGGCGGCTTGAAGGCTGA
- a CDS encoding SHOCT domain-containing protein → MAADKKTLAGIEEILHDGEKVQTTLRAALWVSNSSNANPSGLLALTDERLIFAGSVRHTLTLVTHPLTDLRSIEFERALIASFLRIGTGDEAAPTITTFRPNPGLAPRFVDAVTAAMARASASEPAPPAAAPADASTASTEPAPASAAPSTEPAPSSAVPGSTADELAKIADLHDRGALTDEEFAAAKAKILGV, encoded by the coding sequence GTGGCCGCAGATAAGAAGACACTCGCCGGCATCGAGGAGATCCTGCACGATGGCGAGAAGGTCCAGACGACCCTGCGGGCCGCCCTCTGGGTGTCGAATTCGAGCAACGCGAACCCTTCCGGACTGCTCGCGCTGACGGATGAACGGCTGATCTTCGCGGGGTCGGTGCGGCACACGCTGACGCTCGTCACGCATCCGCTCACCGACCTCCGCTCGATCGAATTCGAGCGGGCTCTCATTGCGTCGTTCCTGCGGATCGGCACGGGGGACGAAGCCGCGCCGACGATCACGACGTTTCGGCCCAACCCGGGACTGGCGCCGCGGTTCGTCGACGCTGTGACCGCAGCGATGGCACGCGCATCCGCCTCGGAGCCGGCACCGCCGGCCGCCGCACCCGCCGACGCATCCACCGCGTCCACCGAGCCGGCACCCGCATCCGCCGCTCCGTCCACCGAGCCGGCACCCTCATCCGCCGTGCCGGGCTCGACCGCGGACGAACTCGCGAAGATCGCCGACCTCCACGACCGCGGTGCGCTCACCGACGAGGAGTTCGCCGCCGCCAAGGCGAAGATCCTCGGGGTCTGA
- the mgrA gene encoding L-glyceraldehyde 3-phosphate reductase → MTYQPETSRYDSMQYRRTGRSGLDLPALSLGLWHNFGDDRPYETQRAIVRRAFDLGITHFDLANNYGPPYGSAEINFGRILADDLRPFRDELVVSSKAGWDMWAGPYGQGGGGRKYMLASLDQSLARLGLDYVDIFYSHRPDPTTPLEETMGALDTAVRSGKALYVGISSYSAEDTRRAAAILADLGTPLLIHQPSYSMLNRWVETEGLLDAAGELGIGVIGFTALAQGMLTGKYLDGIPAGSRAAENSSLDRSMLSDEALDRIRALDEIASGRGQSLAQLALAWALRDARVTSLVTGASSVTQLEQNIGALDRLDFTPDELAAIDEHAVDTGVDLWASARRGQLG, encoded by the coding sequence ATGACGTACCAACCCGAAACGTCCCGCTACGACAGCATGCAGTATCGCCGCACCGGCCGGTCAGGACTCGACCTGCCCGCGCTCTCCCTCGGCCTCTGGCACAACTTCGGCGACGACCGCCCCTACGAGACGCAGCGTGCGATCGTGAGGCGCGCCTTCGACCTCGGCATCACCCATTTCGATCTCGCCAACAACTACGGTCCCCCCTATGGTTCCGCGGAGATCAACTTCGGTCGCATCCTCGCAGACGACCTGCGTCCGTTCCGTGACGAGCTCGTGGTCTCGTCCAAGGCCGGCTGGGACATGTGGGCCGGCCCGTACGGGCAGGGCGGCGGCGGGCGCAAATACATGCTCGCAAGCCTCGACCAGTCACTCGCCAGGCTCGGCCTCGACTACGTCGACATCTTCTATTCGCACCGACCCGACCCGACCACACCGCTCGAAGAGACGATGGGCGCGCTCGACACTGCGGTGCGGTCCGGAAAGGCGCTCTACGTCGGCATCTCGTCGTACAGTGCTGAGGACACTCGTCGCGCAGCGGCCATCCTCGCCGATCTGGGAACTCCGCTGCTCATCCACCAGCCCTCATACTCGATGCTGAACCGCTGGGTCGAGACGGAGGGCCTGCTCGACGCGGCCGGCGAGCTGGGAATCGGCGTCATCGGCTTCACGGCGCTCGCTCAGGGGATGCTCACCGGCAAGTACCTCGACGGCATCCCGGCGGGCTCTCGCGCGGCCGAGAACTCCTCGCTCGACCGGTCGATGCTGTCCGACGAAGCGCTGGACCGCATCCGCGCCCTCGACGAGATCGCGAGCGGTCGAGGCCAGTCGCTCGCGCAGCTCGCGCTCGCCTGGGCGCTCCGGGATGCGCGCGTCACCTCTCTCGTGACCGGCGCGTCGAGTGTCACCCAGCTCGAGCAGAACATCGGCGCGCTCGACCGCCTCGACTTCACCCCCGACGAACTGGCGGCCATCGACGAGCACGCGGTCGACACCGGCGTGGATCTGTGGGCATCCGCACGTCGCGGGCAGCTCGGCTGA
- a CDS encoding SOS response-associated peptidase, translating to MCGRFAMDKETDDLIQEFVAEGGDFRDWRPSYNISPTDPVPILLESKKGDEPPVRRLELARWSLVPSWSKELKTKVPTFNARAESAAEKPMFKASVVSKRAIVPAIGYYEWQTDPETKKKTPYFIHSADGELMGFAGLYAWWADPAKERGDDDRWHLTTTILTSDAVKTLEHIHDRNPVPLPRELWDHWIDPTVVGDQALLDEAVRAAVAVADQLVFDVVGPVTGDSPELIRPIREQG from the coding sequence ATGTGCGGGCGTTTCGCGATGGACAAAGAGACCGACGACCTGATCCAGGAGTTCGTGGCCGAGGGCGGCGACTTCCGTGACTGGCGTCCCAGCTACAACATCAGTCCCACCGACCCGGTGCCGATCCTGCTGGAGAGCAAGAAAGGCGACGAGCCGCCGGTGCGGCGCCTCGAGCTCGCCCGGTGGTCGCTCGTGCCTTCGTGGTCCAAAGAGCTGAAGACCAAAGTTCCGACGTTCAACGCCCGCGCCGAGTCCGCCGCCGAGAAGCCGATGTTCAAGGCTTCCGTCGTCTCGAAGCGGGCCATCGTCCCCGCGATCGGCTACTACGAGTGGCAGACCGACCCGGAGACGAAGAAGAAGACGCCGTACTTCATCCACTCGGCCGACGGCGAGCTCATGGGTTTCGCCGGACTCTACGCCTGGTGGGCCGATCCGGCGAAGGAGCGCGGCGACGACGATCGCTGGCACCTGACGACGACAATCCTCACGTCCGACGCGGTGAAGACTCTCGAGCACATCCACGACCGCAACCCGGTGCCGCTGCCCCGCGAGCTCTGGGACCACTGGATCGACCCGACAGTGGTCGGTGACCAGGCGTTGCTCGACGAGGCGGTGCGCGCGGCGGTCGCGGTCGCCGACCAGCTCGTCTTCGATGTGGTCGGGCCGGTCACCGGCGACAGCCCCGAGCTCATCCGGCCGATCCGCGAACAAGGCTGA
- a CDS encoding IS481 family transposase — MSHANAALTPVQRARIARLIVEEGWPVAHAATFFHVSWPTAKRWANRYAAMGRDGMADRSSRPHRSPNRTPQPMVRKIVHLRWKQRLGPVGIGAQLGMPASTVHAVLTRCRLNRLHHVDVRTGEPVRRYEHEKPGALIHVDVKKLGNIPDGGGWRFVGRQQGDRNRAATPGKPRNKRFQPLVGTAFVHTVIDDNSRVAYAEIHDDETAATAIGVLRRAVSWFAARGVTVERVLSDNGSAYKSHAWRDACADLGIKVKKTRPYRPQTNGKIERFHRTLADGWAFSRHYHSESARRAALPAWLHNYNHHRPHTAIGKVPPITRLTNLPGQYN, encoded by the coding sequence GTGTCCCACGCTAATGCAGCCCTCACCCCAGTCCAACGCGCCCGGATCGCGCGTCTGATCGTTGAGGAAGGGTGGCCGGTCGCGCACGCAGCCACGTTTTTCCATGTGTCGTGGCCGACCGCGAAACGGTGGGCTAACCGGTATGCGGCGATGGGCCGCGACGGGATGGCCGATCGGTCCTCGCGCCCGCACCGGTCCCCGAACCGGACACCGCAACCGATGGTGCGGAAGATCGTGCATTTGCGGTGGAAGCAACGGCTCGGCCCGGTTGGCATCGGCGCGCAGCTCGGGATGCCCGCCTCAACGGTTCACGCGGTGCTCACCCGGTGTCGGCTCAACCGGTTGCACCATGTCGATGTCAGAACCGGCGAGCCGGTCCGTCGTTACGAGCACGAGAAGCCGGGTGCGCTGATCCACGTCGACGTGAAGAAGCTCGGAAACATCCCGGACGGCGGCGGCTGGCGGTTCGTCGGCCGGCAGCAAGGTGACCGCAACCGGGCCGCCACCCCAGGGAAGCCGCGCAACAAACGGTTCCAACCCTTGGTCGGGACCGCGTTCGTGCACACCGTCATCGACGACAACTCCCGGGTCGCCTATGCCGAGATCCACGACGACGAGACCGCAGCCACGGCGATCGGCGTCCTCCGTCGGGCCGTGTCCTGGTTCGCGGCCCGCGGCGTCACCGTCGAACGGGTGCTCTCCGACAACGGGTCCGCCTACAAGTCGCACGCCTGGCGAGACGCCTGCGCCGACCTCGGCATCAAGGTCAAGAAAACCCGACCCTACCGCCCGCAGACGAACGGGAAAATCGAGCGCTTCCACCGCACCCTCGCCGACGGCTGGGCGTTCAGCCGCCACTACCACTCGGAATCAGCCCGCAGGGCAGCCCTCCCAGCCTGGCTGCACAACTACAATCACCACAGGCCCCACACCGCCATCGGCAAGGTCCCACCGATCACCCGGTTAACCAACCTGCCTGGGCAGTACAACTAG
- a CDS encoding fatty acid desaturase family protein: MTALTATLGPVRRTVKRIDATPSVTNTYSTLLNTVRDHGLLRRTPWFYVTVFGILVAALGGATTGFVLLGDSWFQLLIAAALGVIFTQFAFLAHEASHRQVLASGPANDRAGRLLATAVVGISYAWWMTKHSRHHANPNTIGKDPDIAFDTVSFIEEDAAKQRGIVRAITKRQGYLFFPLLLLEGINLHALSFRTLVGKEKVDGRAREIVFIAIRFAIYLGAIFTFLPLGMAFAFIGVQLAVFGVYMGASFAPNHKGMPIIEAGVKVDFLSKQVLTSRNIRGTGMSTFMGGLNYQIEHHLFPNMPRPHLRKAAAIVKEHCATENILYTETTLPKSYGIVVRYLNRVGLSARDPFDCPAAGEFRRR; the protein is encoded by the coding sequence ATGACGGCTCTGACCGCAACCCTGGGACCGGTACGCCGAACGGTCAAACGCATTGACGCGACGCCGAGCGTGACCAACACGTACTCCACGCTGCTGAACACCGTGCGCGATCACGGCCTGCTCCGCCGCACTCCGTGGTTCTATGTGACCGTCTTCGGCATCCTCGTGGCCGCACTGGGCGGCGCGACGACCGGCTTCGTGCTGCTCGGCGACAGCTGGTTCCAGTTGCTCATCGCGGCGGCGCTCGGTGTCATCTTCACCCAGTTCGCCTTCCTGGCGCACGAGGCGTCGCATCGCCAGGTGCTCGCATCCGGACCGGCCAACGACCGTGCGGGCCGCCTGCTCGCCACCGCCGTCGTCGGCATCAGCTACGCGTGGTGGATGACCAAGCACAGCAGGCACCACGCGAACCCCAACACCATCGGCAAAGACCCCGACATCGCTTTCGACACCGTCTCGTTCATCGAAGAAGACGCCGCGAAACAGCGGGGCATCGTGCGGGCGATCACCAAGCGCCAGGGCTACCTCTTCTTCCCGCTCCTGCTGCTCGAGGGCATCAACCTGCACGCGCTGTCCTTCCGCACGCTGGTCGGAAAAGAGAAGGTGGACGGCCGGGCCCGCGAGATCGTGTTCATCGCGATCCGCTTCGCGATCTACCTCGGCGCCATCTTCACGTTCCTCCCGCTCGGTATGGCCTTCGCCTTCATCGGCGTGCAGCTCGCCGTCTTCGGCGTGTACATGGGCGCATCCTTCGCCCCCAACCACAAGGGCATGCCGATCATCGAAGCCGGCGTCAAGGTCGACTTCCTGAGCAAGCAGGTCCTCACCTCGCGCAACATCCGCGGCACGGGGATGTCCACCTTCATGGGCGGCCTCAACTACCAGATCGAGCACCACCTGTTCCCGAACATGCCCCGGCCCCACCTGCGCAAGGCGGCGGCGATCGTCAAGGAGCACTGCGCCACCGAGAACATCCTCTACACCGAGACGACACTTCCGAAGTCGTACGGCATCGTGGTGCGCTACCTCAACCGGGTCGGCCTGTCTGCCCGCGACCCGTTCGACTGTCCGGCCGCAGGAGAATTCCGCCGCCGCTAG
- a CDS encoding sugar transferase: MTVLKPRLSFHSHAGAAVSHFPFRPAVVRTSERAWARSYRLRLLVTDTVIIVAFCFGSMFLRFGFDETHAFVGGYRTDYFSIAVIISLVWMFTLAAYHTRDPRVVGIGVTEYRRVVSASAITFGLLAMVFLVAKVDIARGYFVLALPVGVLGVLTSRWVWRKWLIRQRMFDHYLSRALVVGGADDVEYVVKQIDKKSGAAYHVVGASVDDPSRPVVFPAHEVPVVSDLAGVAKAAATLNADTVIVAGQPQGGSDYIRSLAWQLEGTATELVLASRLVDVAGPRIHFRPVEGLPLIHVEIPQFEGGKHMMKRALDVTTSGFALLLLSPLFLVVAILVRLDSGGPALFSQERVGRNGATFKMYKFRSMVVTAETDLEKLKAQDEGNGVMFKIKNDPRVTRVGRVLRKYSIDELPQLWNVFVGDMSLVGPRPPLPVEVREYERHVHRRLYIKPGLTGMWQVNGRSDLSWEESVRLDLYYVENWSLTGDLVIMWRTVKVLTHPVGAY, from the coding sequence ATGACCGTCCTCAAGCCGCGCCTCTCGTTCCACAGCCATGCCGGAGCGGCCGTCAGTCACTTCCCGTTCCGCCCCGCCGTCGTCCGGACGAGCGAGCGCGCCTGGGCCCGCAGCTACCGCCTGCGCCTCCTGGTCACTGACACGGTCATCATCGTCGCCTTCTGCTTCGGGTCGATGTTCCTCCGGTTCGGTTTCGACGAGACGCACGCCTTCGTCGGCGGCTACCGCACCGACTACTTCTCGATCGCCGTGATCATCTCGCTGGTCTGGATGTTCACCCTCGCCGCCTATCACACACGCGATCCGCGGGTGGTCGGTATCGGCGTCACCGAATACAGGCGGGTCGTCAGCGCGAGTGCGATCACCTTCGGCCTCCTCGCGATGGTCTTCCTGGTCGCGAAGGTCGACATCGCGCGCGGCTACTTCGTACTGGCCCTCCCCGTCGGAGTGCTCGGCGTGCTCACCAGCCGGTGGGTGTGGCGCAAATGGCTGATCCGGCAGCGGATGTTCGACCACTACCTGTCGCGCGCCCTCGTCGTGGGAGGCGCGGACGACGTCGAATACGTCGTGAAGCAGATCGACAAGAAGTCCGGCGCTGCGTACCACGTGGTGGGCGCATCCGTCGACGACCCCAGCCGTCCCGTCGTCTTCCCCGCTCACGAGGTCCCGGTGGTGTCCGACCTCGCCGGCGTCGCCAAGGCCGCCGCGACCCTCAACGCCGACACTGTGATCGTCGCCGGCCAGCCCCAGGGCGGCAGCGACTACATCCGATCCCTGGCCTGGCAGCTCGAGGGAACGGCGACTGAGCTCGTCCTCGCGTCGCGGCTGGTCGACGTCGCCGGCCCGCGCATCCATTTCCGCCCCGTCGAGGGGCTCCCGCTCATCCACGTGGAGATCCCTCAGTTCGAGGGCGGCAAGCACATGATGAAACGAGCCCTCGACGTGACGACGTCCGGCTTCGCCCTCCTGCTGCTGTCGCCCCTCTTCCTCGTCGTCGCCATCCTGGTGCGCCTCGACAGCGGCGGTCCCGCCCTCTTCAGCCAGGAACGGGTCGGACGCAACGGCGCGACCTTCAAGATGTACAAGTTCCGTTCGATGGTCGTCACGGCCGAGACGGATCTCGAGAAGCTGAAAGCCCAGGACGAGGGCAACGGCGTGATGTTCAAGATCAAGAACGACCCGCGCGTCACGCGTGTGGGCCGCGTACTCCGCAAGTACTCGATCGATGAGCTTCCGCAGCTGTGGAACGTGTTCGTGGGGGACATGAGCCTGGTCGGGCCACGCCCGCCGCTGCCCGTCGAAGTCCGCGAATACGAGCGGCATGTCCACCGTCGGCTTTATATCAAGCCGGGCCTCACCGGCATGTGGCAGGTCAACGGACGGTCCGATCTCTCATGGGAGGAGAGTGTGCGGCTCGATCTGTACTACGTCGAGAACTGGTCCCTGACCGGTGACCTCGTCATCATGTGGCGCACCGTCAAAGTGCTCACACATCCCGTCGGAGCTTACTAG